A single genomic interval of Drosophila virilis strain 15010-1051.87 chromosome 2, Dvir_AGI_RSII-ME, whole genome shotgun sequence harbors:
- the Dtd gene encoding D-aminoacyl-tRNA deacylase isoform X1 has protein sequence MRAVIQRVRAAKVTVLDELVSSIGPGLCVLVGIKCSDTTTDVEYLVRKILALRLFEDEGKRWQKSVKDLQLDILCVSQFTLYHRLKGNKPDFSAAMKGEDANQLYNHFLDRLRQSYDASKIQDGKFGAYMQVHIENDGPVTIELESPQPKHSEECVDK, from the exons CGG TACTAGATGAACTAGTGTCGTCTATTGGACCTGGACTCTGTGTGCTGGTTGGCATTAAGTGTAGCGATACGACAACGGATGTAGAATACCT CGTGCGTAAGATTCTCGCGTTACGGCTGTTCGAGGATGAGGGAAAACGTTGGCAAAAATCTGTCAAGGATTTGCAGCTGGATATTCTATGCGTATCCCAATTCACACTGTACCATAGATTGAAGGGCAACAAGCCAGACTTCTCAGCTGCGATGAAGGGTGAAGATGCTAACCAGCTTTATAATCATTTTCTGGATCGGTTACGACAATCTTACGATGCGAGCAAAATCCAAG ATGGCAAGTTTGGCGCTTACATGCAAGTGCATATAGAGAATGATGGTCCGGTTACCATTGAATTGGAGTCACCCCAGCCGAAGCATTCCGAGGAATGTGTGGATAAATAG
- the RpL24-like gene encoding probable ribosome biogenesis protein RLP24, which yields MRIDTCYFCSSKIYPGHGVHFVRNDCKIFKFCRGKCHKAFKKKKNPRKVAWTKAYRKAHGKELTIDPSFEFEKRRNVPVKYNRDTWQKAIGAIKKVTEIKQRRENHFVMERLRKGREVEIQMDVKDVQRNMSLIRSPAAGLKERRAKEEAEEAALMDEDLPEEKITYVDARELEKKLEEGLGEGDLEMLES from the exons ATGCGCATTGATACGTGCTATTTTTGCTCTAGCAAGATATATCCCGGGCACGGAGTACATTTTGTACGCAATGATTGTAAG ATCTTTAAGTTCTGTCGTGGAAAATGTCACAAAGCatttaagaagaagaagaacccACGCAAGGTAGCATGGACAAAGGCATATCGCAAGGCACATGGCAAGGAACTGACCATTGATCCCAGCTTCGAGTTCGAGAAACGCCGCAATGTGCCTGTCAAATATAATCGCGATACTTGGCAGAAGGCCATTGGAGCTATCAAAAAGGTTACAGAGATTAAGCAGCGTCGCGAGAATCACTTTGTCATGGAGCGTCTACGCAAGGGCCGCGAGGTCGAGATCCAAATGGACGTGAAGGACGTGCAACGCAACATGTCACTTATACGTTCACCGGCCGCAGGCTTGAAGGAGCGCCGTGCCAAGGAAGAGGCCGAAGAGGCAGCACTTATGGATGAAGACCTGCCAGAGGAGAAGATTACGTATGTCGACGCACGGGAACTAGAAAAGAAGCTGGAAGAGGGTCTTGGCGAGGGTGATTTGGAGATGCTAGAATCTTAA